From a single Rhizobium lusitanum genomic region:
- a CDS encoding HD domain-containing protein encodes MDTNRMARAFAPFETLAADLIPHAADGDDGSHDIAHILRVFRNAMAIQAEEGGNARILAAAVLLHDCVAVEKNSPHRAQASRLAAAKASGVLRELGWADGDIAAAAHAITTHSFSANLPPETLEAKILQDADRLDAIGMVGAARCFYIAGRMGSGLYDPFDPLATERPLDDKRFAIDHFEAKLFKLADGFQTATGRRFAGARHERLKTVLAMFIDEI; translated from the coding sequence ATGGACACCAACAGGATGGCGCGGGCCTTTGCCCCGTTCGAAACACTCGCTGCGGATCTTATTCCGCATGCAGCCGATGGCGATGACGGCTCGCATGACATCGCCCATATCCTGCGCGTCTTCAGGAACGCCATGGCCATCCAGGCCGAGGAAGGCGGCAATGCCCGCATCCTCGCCGCTGCCGTGTTGCTGCATGATTGCGTCGCGGTCGAAAAGAATTCGCCGCATCGCGCCCAGGCATCCAGGCTCGCCGCCGCGAAGGCATCCGGCGTTCTCAGAGAGCTTGGATGGGCCGACGGGGACATCGCCGCCGCTGCGCATGCGATCACCACGCACAGCTTCTCCGCCAATCTTCCGCCGGAAACACTTGAGGCAAAGATACTGCAGGACGCCGACCGGCTGGATGCAATCGGCATGGTGGGTGCAGCCCGCTGCTTCTATATCGCCGGACGCATGGGATCCGGTCTCTATGACCCGTTCGATCCGCTTGCCACGGAGCGGCCGCTTGACGACAAGCGCTTCGCCATTGATCATTTCGAGGCAAAACTGTTCAAACTGGCGGATGGGTTCCAGACCGCAACCGGCCGCAGGTTCGCCGGCGCGCGGCATGAGCGGCTGAAAACCGTGCTGGCAATGTTTATCGACGAAATCTGA
- a CDS encoding response regulator → MTVQRALILEDNLIIAMEAEEILRLVGVEEVEIASNLEQAVNAIHTDHYDFAMLDVNLGESMSFGFARLLVERGIAFGFVSGYSDTLDFPADLRHVPLLNKPFDEAAMRVFVDRLSSASRSSEM, encoded by the coding sequence ATGACGGTTCAGCGCGCTCTTATTTTGGAAGATAACCTGATCATTGCCATGGAGGCGGAGGAAATCCTTCGTCTTGTAGGGGTCGAGGAGGTGGAAATCGCCTCGAACCTGGAGCAGGCAGTCAACGCCATTCATACCGATCATTATGATTTTGCGATGCTGGATGTGAATCTGGGGGAGTCGATGAGCTTCGGCTTTGCCCGGTTGCTGGTCGAGCGCGGCATCGCCTTCGGTTTCGTCAGCGGCTATTCCGATACGCTCGACTTCCCGGCGGACCTGCGGCATGTGCCGCTGCTCAACAAGCCCTTCGACGAGGCCGCCATGCGGGTGTTTGTCGACAGGCTGTCATCGGCAAGCAGATCCTCCGAGATGTGA
- a CDS encoding MOSC domain-containing protein, whose translation MQVSDLFIYPLKSARGIAIPSAAIDAFGLAGDRRAMLVDPSGHFITQRELQDIARIDVQPAPSYLRLKMEGKADIIVPPPHPDNRMEVDVWKSAVNASVADDATNTALSGWLGRDVRIVFFDRLANRIANPEWAGNDTPVTFSDGYQILITTTGSLKALNANLAAHGEGSVGMERFRPNIVIDCDEEWPEDRWAAIEIGGIRLDLVKPCARCIMTTQDQQTGSRDVPNPMPAMGRVRMSADRRVPGPLFGWNVVPRGEGSVKIGDAVTVVEERPEGWAFKRR comes from the coding sequence ATGCAGGTCAGCGACCTCTTCATCTATCCGCTCAAGAGCGCGCGCGGCATTGCCATTCCGTCCGCCGCCATCGATGCCTTCGGCCTGGCCGGAGACCGCCGGGCCATGCTGGTCGACCCCTCGGGCCATTTCATCACCCAGCGTGAATTGCAGGACATTGCCCGGATCGACGTCCAGCCGGCTCCCTCTTATTTGCGGCTGAAAATGGAGGGCAAGGCCGATATCATCGTACCTCCCCCACACCCGGATAATCGTATGGAAGTCGACGTCTGGAAGTCGGCCGTCAATGCCTCGGTGGCCGACGACGCGACGAACACAGCGCTGTCGGGCTGGCTCGGCCGCGACGTCAGAATAGTCTTCTTCGACAGGCTCGCCAACCGCATTGCCAATCCGGAATGGGCGGGCAACGACACCCCTGTCACTTTTTCCGATGGCTACCAGATCCTGATCACCACCACCGGCTCCCTGAAGGCGCTGAATGCCAATCTTGCCGCCCATGGCGAGGGCTCGGTCGGCATGGAGCGTTTCCGCCCGAACATCGTCATCGATTGCGACGAGGAATGGCCGGAGGATCGTTGGGCGGCGATCGAGATTGGCGGTATTCGCCTCGATCTCGTCAAGCCCTGCGCTCGCTGCATCATGACGACGCAGGACCAGCAAACGGGCTCGCGCGACGTTCCGAACCCGATGCCGGCGATGGGCCGCGTCCGCATGTCTGCCGACCGGCGTGTTCCAGGCCCGCTCTTCGGCTGGAATGTCGTCCCACGCGGCGAAGGCTCGGTGAAGATCGGCGATGCGGTGACGGTGGTCGAGGAACGGCCGGAGGGTTGGGCGTTCAAGCGGCGATAG
- a CDS encoding DUF2339 domain-containing protein has translation MDLLLIAAVVVGIFILRSYNLRLGKLESRVQELQNALAGRVLAVGNSESAIAAEPINMADSYTEAVAQPLTKTVVEPAVEADSLTDSEETEAIQETTAPAFARDTAAPSNESLESTIGARWAVWVGGIALAFGGIFMVKYSIESGLLSPGVRLALAALFGLVLVAAGEVIRRRSAPVLTNTFQNAMIPGVLTAAGVVALFGSTYAAHGIYGFIGPATAFFFLALISLATLGLSLLHGQALAGLGLLASMVTPALIASTSPKPWVLFGYLVLTWLATAIASRLRGWRIAPALANVFLSFWALLYILNSPEVELIPVTLAMLAMVAGTIFIWPGRYAAVAAPGEDPPALAELSDSEESPASQPASRPVLFLAREPLGMTLTASIGASAVALSLLGCSLLHGYSLPNATLLFAAIVAAVAAFGASRLYAASAAILSAITAGLGMSMLLTSPMNAADWGIAEVSPALQDIVVYEGLGLGAIFVLIGAFFLKRFGESEKPFAALWSVIMAVTPLAIAAISYITFGNWTRDWLHGFYGIGLAFVLMALAEWQHRRSTEDSLALPTNILAAGSFAAAVFALHTLAHDAVPTILLPVLGIAYLLAGRVRSWLVLPWTMVAALIITMGRIAWQPTIVDPGELGTTPVFNMLLAGYGIPAALAIWSAFEVRHLPSPRLRNALQALASLLVLLTIAILVRHAMNGGVLNSSIPTLGEQSIYTLLAIGASATLMALDLSASSIVFRYGGMAVGVISVVSILTLHLLGLNPFITGESTGRIPFFNLLLLGYLLPALAYAGLAFYARNRRPLPYVTMLAVAGAVMTFAWATLSVRRFWQGEYIPFWNGFIQGELYSYSVVWLAIGIALLWLGARLDARNLRIASAALVFVAVVKVFLIDMANLEGFLRALSFIGLGAVLIGIGLFYQKLLTGKKAPE, from the coding sequence ATGGATTTGCTGCTGATCGCGGCCGTAGTCGTCGGTATTTTTATACTGCGGAGCTACAATCTACGGCTAGGAAAGCTCGAAAGCCGCGTCCAGGAGCTGCAAAATGCGCTCGCCGGCCGGGTGCTGGCCGTGGGAAACAGCGAATCAGCCATTGCGGCCGAACCCATCAATATGGCCGATTCATACACCGAAGCCGTCGCGCAGCCATTGACTAAAACAGTCGTGGAGCCTGCGGTAGAAGCCGATTCCCTCACCGATAGCGAAGAAACAGAGGCAATCCAGGAGACTACGGCTCCCGCCTTTGCACGGGATACCGCTGCCCCCAGCAATGAGAGCCTGGAAAGCACGATCGGCGCGCGCTGGGCCGTCTGGGTCGGCGGCATCGCGCTGGCGTTCGGCGGCATCTTCATGGTCAAATACTCGATCGAAAGCGGCCTGCTGAGCCCCGGCGTGCGGCTGGCGCTCGCCGCGCTCTTCGGCCTTGTCCTTGTCGCGGCCGGCGAAGTGATCCGCCGCCGCTCCGCGCCAGTTCTCACCAACACCTTCCAGAACGCGATGATCCCCGGCGTGCTGACGGCGGCGGGCGTCGTCGCGCTGTTCGGCTCGACCTACGCCGCGCATGGCATTTACGGCTTCATCGGACCGGCGACCGCCTTCTTCTTTCTGGCGTTGATCTCTCTTGCCACGCTCGGCCTGTCGCTGCTGCACGGCCAGGCGCTTGCCGGCCTCGGCCTGCTGGCCTCAATGGTCACTCCGGCCCTGATCGCCTCGACATCACCTAAACCGTGGGTGTTGTTCGGCTATCTCGTCCTCACCTGGCTTGCCACGGCGATCGCCTCCCGGCTGCGCGGCTGGCGGATCGCGCCCGCCTTGGCCAACGTCTTCCTCAGCTTCTGGGCGTTGCTTTACATCCTCAATAGCCCCGAAGTGGAGCTCATCCCTGTGACCCTGGCCATGCTGGCGATGGTCGCCGGTACGATCTTCATCTGGCCGGGACGCTATGCCGCCGTAGCGGCGCCTGGTGAAGACCCTCCAGCGCTAGCCGAGCTAAGCGACTCAGAAGAGTCGCCAGCCTCGCAACCCGCGAGCCGTCCGGTCCTATTCCTGGCCCGCGAGCCACTCGGCATGACGTTGACGGCATCCATTGGCGCCAGCGCAGTCGCCCTGTCTCTGCTCGGCTGCAGCCTGTTGCACGGGTACTCGCTCCCCAACGCTACCCTACTGTTTGCGGCGATAGTAGCAGCGGTCGCGGCCTTCGGGGCTAGCCGTTTGTATGCAGCCTCGGCGGCGATCCTGTCGGCTATCACCGCCGGCCTTGGTATGTCCATGCTGCTGACATCCCCGATGAATGCAGCGGATTGGGGCATCGCGGAGGTCTCTCCGGCACTTCAGGATATCGTGGTCTACGAAGGCCTGGGCCTCGGCGCGATATTCGTGCTGATCGGCGCCTTCTTCCTCAAACGGTTCGGCGAGAGCGAGAAACCCTTTGCGGCGCTCTGGAGCGTCATCATGGCTGTCACGCCGCTGGCGATCGCCGCCATCAGCTATATCACCTTCGGCAATTGGACCCGCGACTGGCTGCACGGGTTCTATGGCATCGGATTGGCCTTTGTTCTGATGGCGCTCGCCGAATGGCAGCATCGCCGCTCCACCGAGGACAGCCTGGCACTGCCAACAAATATTCTCGCGGCCGGCTCCTTTGCTGCTGCCGTCTTTGCCCTGCATACGCTTGCACACGACGCCGTGCCGACGATCCTGCTGCCGGTTCTGGGCATTGCCTATCTGCTGGCCGGGCGGGTCCGTTCGTGGCTGGTGCTGCCATGGACGATGGTCGCGGCGCTGATCATCACCATGGGACGCATTGCCTGGCAGCCGACCATTGTCGATCCAGGTGAGCTCGGCACGACACCGGTCTTCAACATGCTGCTGGCCGGTTACGGCATCCCCGCAGCACTTGCCATCTGGTCCGCCTTCGAAGTCAGGCATTTGCCGAGCCCCAGGCTGCGCAATGCGCTGCAGGCGCTGGCGAGTTTGCTGGTGCTGCTGACGATCGCCATCCTCGTGCGCCATGCGATGAATGGCGGCGTGCTGAATTCAAGCATTCCGACGCTTGGAGAACAATCGATCTACACATTGCTGGCGATCGGCGCCTCCGCAACGCTGATGGCGCTCGATCTCAGCGCATCGAGTATCGTCTTCCGCTACGGCGGCATGGCGGTTGGCGTCATCTCCGTCGTCTCGATCCTGACACTGCATCTGCTCGGGCTCAATCCGTTCATCACCGGCGAAAGCACGGGCCGGATCCCCTTCTTCAACCTGCTGCTGCTTGGCTATCTCCTTCCGGCCCTCGCCTATGCTGGATTGGCGTTCTATGCGCGGAACAGGCGGCCGCTGCCCTATGTAACGATGCTGGCCGTGGCAGGCGCCGTCATGACCTTTGCCTGGGCCACGCTGTCGGTGCGTCGCTTCTGGCAGGGTGAATATATCCCGTTCTGGAATGGCTTCATTCAGGGCGAGCTCTATTCCTACTCTGTCGTCTGGTTGGCGATCGGCATCGCTCTTCTGTGGCTCGGTGCCCGCTTGGATGCACGCAACCTGCGCATCGCCTCGGCCGCGCTGGTGTTCGTCGCCGTCGTAAAGGTTTTCCTGATCGACATGGCAAATCTGGAGGGCTTCCTGCGGGCGCTGTCCTTCATCGGCCTCGGTGCGGTGCTGATCGGCATCGGCCTATTCTATCAGAAGCTCCTGACGGGCAAGAAGGCGCCAGAGTGA
- a CDS encoding TIGR02301 family protein, translating into MLAISIGHMIHRRLIHPLVICAALAAAFPAFAQTTTTAPPVLTPGNSGEAEQPTPYDDQLLRLAEILGSVNYLRNLCNPTTEDGWRVGMQQLLDAETKNEPKRKERLTAAFNRGYRSFASVYTNCTPQAVVAEERYRNEGATLATEITARFGN; encoded by the coding sequence ATGCTTGCCATATCAATTGGGCACATGATTCATCGTCGCCTCATTCATCCGCTTGTGATCTGCGCCGCGCTTGCGGCCGCATTTCCGGCCTTTGCGCAGACGACGACGACCGCTCCACCGGTGCTGACGCCCGGCAATAGTGGCGAGGCCGAGCAGCCGACGCCCTATGACGACCAGCTTTTGCGGCTCGCCGAAATTCTCGGCTCGGTCAACTATCTGCGTAACCTCTGCAATCCCACCACGGAAGACGGTTGGCGGGTCGGCATGCAGCAATTGCTCGACGCCGAGACCAAGAACGAGCCGAAACGCAAGGAAAGACTGACCGCCGCGTTCAACCGCGGATACAGATCCTTTGCGTCGGTTTACACGAATTGCACGCCGCAGGCCGTTGTCGCCGAGGAGCGATACCGTAACGAAGGTGCAACACTGGCCACAGAAATAACCGCCCGCTTTGGAAATTGA
- a CDS encoding tyrosine phosphatase family protein produces MTVIVVSPLARIAEMAVRHGASEMISLMAKEQSFHRPAVIKANRHLLLGMNDISFAGTGDLVAPQETHVRDIIDFARSWDRTAPLLIHCWMGVSRSPAAALIAALAVHPEEDDLTLARRLRTASPYATPNTRLIMIADEVLGRKGRLVAAVKTIGRGADANGNAPFVLPLLAENDVT; encoded by the coding sequence ATGACCGTGATCGTCGTATCACCGCTAGCCCGCATTGCTGAAATGGCTGTCCGTCACGGCGCATCCGAAATGATCAGCCTGATGGCGAAAGAGCAAAGCTTTCACCGACCGGCCGTGATTAAGGCGAACCGGCACCTGTTGCTCGGCATGAACGATATCAGCTTTGCGGGGACCGGCGATCTCGTCGCGCCGCAGGAGACCCATGTCCGCGACATCATCGATTTCGCCCGAAGCTGGGATCGCACCGCACCGCTGCTGATCCATTGCTGGATGGGCGTGTCGCGCTCGCCGGCAGCGGCTTTGATCGCAGCGCTTGCCGTTCATCCCGAAGAGGACGACCTGACGCTTGCCCGCCGCCTGCGCACCGCCTCGCCCTATGCGACGCCAAATACGCGGCTGATCATGATTGCTGACGAGGTGCTTGGCCGTAAAGGTCGGCTGGTCGCTGCTGTCAAGACGATCGGCCGCGGTGCAGATGCGAATGGCAATGCGCCCTTCGTGCTGCCATTGTTGGCGGAGAACGACGTCACATAA
- the era gene encoding GTPase Era has translation MTNQEDTAAGEGAAENRGPTHSGFVALIGATNAGKSTLVNRLVGAKVSIVSHKVQTTRAIVRGIAIHDNAQIVFMDTPGIFKPRRRLDRAMVTSAWGGAKDADLIMLLIDSERGIRGDAEAILEGLKEVFQPKILVLNKIDRVRHEDLLALAAAANEKIAFQETFMVSAVNGSGCDDVMNYLAKTLPEGPWYYPEDQISDLPMRQLAAEITREKLFLRLHQELPYSSHVETEKWEERKDGSVRIEQVIYVERESQKKITLGKSGDAIKAISTASRKELSAILEQPVHLFLFVKVRENWGDDPERFREMGLEFPRG, from the coding sequence ATGACCAATCAGGAAGACACGGCTGCCGGCGAAGGCGCGGCTGAAAATCGCGGCCCGACGCATTCGGGTTTCGTGGCTCTTATCGGCGCGACCAATGCCGGCAAGTCGACACTCGTCAACCGGCTCGTCGGCGCCAAGGTGTCGATCGTCAGCCATAAGGTGCAGACGACCCGCGCCATCGTGCGCGGCATCGCCATTCACGACAATGCGCAGATCGTCTTCATGGACACGCCCGGCATCTTCAAGCCGCGCCGCCGTCTCGACCGCGCCATGGTGACCTCAGCCTGGGGCGGCGCCAAGGATGCCGATCTCATCATGCTTTTGATCGACAGCGAACGCGGCATACGCGGCGATGCCGAAGCCATTCTCGAAGGGCTGAAGGAAGTTTTCCAGCCGAAGATCCTTGTTCTCAACAAGATCGACCGCGTTCGCCACGAGGATCTCTTGGCGCTTGCCGCCGCCGCCAACGAAAAGATTGCCTTCCAGGAAACCTTCATGGTCTCGGCCGTGAACGGCTCCGGCTGCGACGATGTCATGAATTATCTGGCAAAGACCCTGCCTGAGGGCCCGTGGTATTATCCGGAAGACCAGATCTCCGATCTGCCGATGCGCCAGCTCGCCGCCGAAATTACCCGCGAAAAGCTGTTTCTGCGCCTGCATCAGGAACTTCCCTATTCTTCGCATGTCGAGACGGAAAAGTGGGAAGAGCGCAAGGACGGCTCGGTTCGCATCGAGCAGGTCATCTATGTTGAGCGTGAAAGCCAGAAGAAGATTACCCTCGGCAAATCGGGTGACGCGATCAAGGCGATCTCCACCGCTTCGCGCAAGGAGCTGTCCGCGATCCTGGAACAGCCCGTGCATCTCTTCCTCTTCGTGAAGGTGCGCGAAAACTGGGGCGACGATCCCGAACGCTTCCGCGAAATGGGGCTCGAGTTTCCGCGCGGATAG
- a CDS encoding NUDIX hydrolase: MTSIPRPASSAILERDGRFLLVLRRNPPSADMYAFPGGRAEDGETPAETALREFEEETGISARNPRLFETYDLKSHAADGTLTSHFLLSVFRVDADKEATAEAADDAAAIGWYSLEEIRALPVPASVLECVERIAEARD, from the coding sequence ATGACCTCCATCCCACGCCCCGCTTCCTCCGCCATCCTAGAACGCGACGGCCGCTTCCTGTTGGTACTGCGCCGCAATCCGCCGTCCGCCGACATGTATGCTTTTCCAGGCGGGCGGGCCGAGGACGGTGAAACGCCGGCGGAAACGGCATTGCGGGAGTTCGAGGAGGAGACGGGGATATCAGCCCGCAATCCCCGCCTGTTCGAGACTTACGACCTCAAGAGCCATGCAGCAGATGGGACGCTCACCAGTCACTTTCTCCTGTCGGTCTTTCGGGTGGACGCCGACAAAGAAGCGACCGCCGAAGCGGCCGACGATGCCGCCGCGATCGGCTGGTACTCGCTGGAAGAGATCCGCGCCCTGCCCGTTCCGGCAAGCGTTCTCGAATGCGTCGAGCGGATCGCCGAAGCCCGCGATTGA
- a CDS encoding YfbR-like 5'-deoxynucleotidase: MTAGAAPRAWQRMLSGRRLDLLDPSPLDVEISDIAHGLARVARWNGQTSGDHAFSVAQHSLVVEAIFRQLNPATPDELLAALLHDAPEYVIGDMISPFKSVVGGEYKLVEKRLEAAIYRRFALPPHCAPRLKEKIKKADTVSAYFEATLLAGFTPEEARKFFGQPRGITQDMLPIQPMPSVEAQRLFLKRFEVIEAERSTARAEA; encoded by the coding sequence ATGACAGCGGGTGCTGCCCCGCGCGCCTGGCAGCGCATGTTGTCCGGGCGCAGGCTCGACCTGCTGGACCCCTCGCCGCTCGACGTCGAGATCAGCGATATCGCCCATGGCCTTGCCCGCGTCGCGCGCTGGAACGGCCAGACGTCCGGGGATCACGCCTTTTCGGTGGCGCAGCACAGCCTGGTGGTGGAGGCGATCTTCCGCCAGTTGAACCCGGCGACACCGGACGAACTGCTGGCGGCGCTGCTGCACGATGCTCCCGAATACGTTATCGGCGATATGATCTCACCATTCAAATCCGTGGTCGGCGGCGAGTACAAGCTGGTGGAAAAACGGCTGGAGGCGGCGATCTATCGGCGCTTCGCCCTGCCGCCTCACTGCGCGCCGCGCCTGAAGGAAAAGATCAAGAAAGCAGACACGGTTTCGGCCTATTTCGAAGCAACGCTGCTTGCAGGCTTCACGCCAGAGGAGGCGCGCAAGTTCTTCGGCCAGCCGCGCGGCATTACGCAGGACATGCTGCCGATTCAGCCAATGCCGTCGGTCGAAGCCCAGCGGCTTTTCCTGAAGCGTTTCGAGGTGATTGAAGCCGAACGCTCCACCGCGAGAGCCGAGGCATGA
- the ygfZ gene encoding CAF17-like 4Fe-4S cluster assembly/insertion protein YgfZ — protein sequence MPAVFLKDRSFLRVTGAEAEPFLHNLITTDLASLGADEARPGALLTPQGKILFDFMISRDGAGFLLETDTAQRDGLLKRLTMYRLRAPVDFAIAEAEGITVAWSDVAAEGPKDSRFTKAGITLTRQAGHHGDDAEALYDALRIANGIAVSGRDFALQDAFPHDVLLDLNGGLGFRKGCYVGQEVVSRMQHRGTARRRVVTVTGSADLPATGTELTAGGKPIGTLGSTEGANGLAIVRIDRAGDAIAAGTPILADGHEVSVALPAWSGLSFPTQTDEASA from the coding sequence ATGCCAGCCGTATTCCTGAAAGACCGATCCTTTCTTCGCGTCACCGGCGCCGAGGCGGAGCCCTTCCTGCACAATCTCATCACCACCGACCTTGCCTCACTCGGCGCGGACGAGGCGCGCCCCGGCGCGCTGCTGACGCCGCAGGGCAAGATCCTGTTCGACTTCATGATCTCCAGGGATGGAGCAGGTTTCCTGCTGGAAACCGACACTGCGCAAAGGGATGGGCTGCTGAAACGGCTCACCATGTACCGGCTGCGCGCACCGGTCGACTTCGCGATCGCAGAAGCCGAAGGTATTACGGTCGCCTGGAGCGACGTTGCGGCCGAAGGCCCCAAGGACAGCCGTTTCACCAAGGCAGGCATTACGTTGACGCGCCAGGCCGGCCATCACGGCGACGATGCCGAGGCGCTTTACGACGCGCTGCGCATCGCCAATGGCATCGCTGTGTCCGGCCGGGATTTCGCCCTGCAGGACGCTTTTCCGCATGACGTGCTGCTGGACCTCAATGGCGGCCTCGGCTTCCGCAAGGGCTGCTATGTCGGCCAGGAAGTGGTTTCCCGCATGCAGCATCGCGGCACCGCGCGCCGGCGGGTGGTCACCGTCACCGGCAGCGCTGATCTGCCCGCGACCGGCACGGAATTGACCGCCGGAGGCAAGCCAATCGGCACACTCGGTTCGACCGAAGGCGCCAACGGCCTTGCCATCGTCCGCATTGACCGCGCCGGCGACGCTATCGCAGCCGGCACGCCGATCCTGGCGGACGGTCATGAAGTCTCCGTTGCACTTCCCGCATGGTCCGGCCTTTCCTTCCCCACGCAGACCGATGAGGCGTCGGCATGA
- a CDS encoding superoxide dismutase family protein, with the protein MRTIIIAATLALTAALPALAQSKQTAIANFIGADGKQSGRAVLTEAKKGVLIELDISGLPVNRWVAFHIHESDRCDHTHGFESAGGHFNPTKVEHGLLAANGPHAGDMPNQYVDQDGKLRAQVFNGMVSLDGKDGIRGRTLMIHADSDDYRSQPVGGAGKRLACAVIQ; encoded by the coding sequence ATGAGAACGATTATTATCGCCGCAACGCTGGCGCTGACGGCTGCTTTGCCTGCGTTGGCACAGAGCAAGCAGACGGCGATTGCCAATTTCATCGGTGCCGATGGTAAGCAGTCGGGGCGTGCGGTCCTGACCGAAGCGAAAAAGGGCGTGCTGATCGAGCTCGATATCTCCGGACTACCGGTCAACCGCTGGGTTGCCTTCCATATTCACGAGAGCGACCGTTGCGACCATACGCACGGGTTTGAATCCGCCGGCGGTCATTTCAACCCCACCAAGGTGGAGCACGGTTTGCTCGCGGCCAATGGCCCACATGCCGGTGACATGCCCAATCAATATGTCGATCAGGATGGCAAGCTGCGGGCGCAGGTCTTCAACGGCATGGTGTCGCTGGACGGCAAGGATGGCATCCGGGGCCGGACGCTGATGATCCATGCTGACTCAGATGATTACCGCAGCCAGCCTGTCGGCGGTGCCGGCAAACGACTGGCCTGCGCGGTCATCCAATAG
- the recO gene encoding DNA repair protein RecO, with translation MQWQDHAIILGVKRLGETSVIAEVMTRDRGRHMGLVRSGRSRSMQPVLQPGNLVEVTWRARLHEHLGEFRMEPVRLRAARLMETATAVYGVQAMGALLRLLPERDPHPYLYDALDVILENMQNPMDAGELFVRFELAVLNELGYGLDLGECAATGVREDLAFVSPKTGRAVCRTAGAPWADKMLALPPFLAAGTVEAANGESLAAAFRLTGFFLHRHVYEPRGIEIAAARDGFIQAALKAVNAVPLDRPDNQPVIAAKR, from the coding sequence ATGCAGTGGCAGGACCATGCGATCATTCTGGGCGTCAAACGTCTTGGCGAGACTAGCGTCATCGCCGAGGTGATGACGCGTGATCGCGGCCGGCATATGGGGCTGGTGCGGTCAGGCCGGTCGCGCTCCATGCAGCCGGTGCTGCAGCCGGGCAATCTGGTCGAGGTGACGTGGCGCGCGAGATTGCATGAACATCTCGGCGAATTCCGCATGGAGCCGGTGCGGCTACGGGCGGCGCGGCTGATGGAGACGGCGACAGCGGTCTATGGCGTGCAGGCCATGGGCGCATTACTGCGTCTGTTGCCGGAGCGCGATCCGCATCCCTATCTCTATGATGCGCTCGACGTCATCCTCGAAAACATGCAGAATCCGATGGATGCCGGCGAGCTTTTCGTCCGCTTCGAATTGGCGGTGCTCAACGAGCTTGGCTATGGCCTGGATCTGGGCGAATGTGCCGCGACCGGCGTTCGCGAGGACCTGGCTTTCGTGTCGCCAAAGACCGGACGGGCCGTCTGCCGTACAGCCGGTGCCCCTTGGGCCGATAAGATGCTGGCGCTGCCGCCTTTCCTTGCCGCCGGCACGGTCGAAGCTGCGAATGGCGAGAGCCTTGCCGCAGCTTTCCGTCTGACCGGCTTCTTCCTGCATCGCCATGTCTATGAGCCGCGCGGCATCGAGATCGCCGCCGCGCGCGACGGTTTCATTCAGGCAGCGCTGAAAGCGGTGAATGCCGTTCCACTGGATCGGCCGGACAATCAGCCGGTTATCGCCGCCAAGCGCTGA
- a CDS encoding EF-hand domain-containing protein, which yields MNAASYNPLDKNHDGVVDAQELQEAAQSGLLSASVLGDEDSDDSSDQSPTGAFSGNLASMLLQMQQASANGQTGTDTSSDDSSDQSPMDQLFTSLDTNKDGKVSSDEFVAGRPKDMSESDAANLFKSLDSQSSGSLDKDQFAEGLDVLKPTDASAADVLSQEQSSSGNSSTSAGDSADQNALETFISEMQASMNAYQNTYGQYDLSSSSDSVAA from the coding sequence ATGAACGCTGCCTCGTACAATCCCCTTGATAAAAACCATGACGGCGTTGTGGACGCCCAGGAGTTGCAGGAAGCAGCGCAATCAGGGCTGCTGTCGGCGAGCGTTCTCGGCGATGAAGACAGTGATGACAGTAGTGATCAGAGCCCAACCGGCGCGTTCTCCGGCAATCTGGCGTCCATGCTGCTGCAGATGCAGCAGGCGAGCGCCAACGGCCAGACCGGCACGGACACGTCGAGCGACGACTCTTCCGACCAATCGCCGATGGACCAGCTCTTCACCAGCCTTGACACCAACAAGGACGGCAAGGTTTCGTCCGACGAGTTCGTGGCCGGACGCCCGAAGGATATGAGCGAAAGCGATGCCGCAAACCTGTTCAAGAGCCTGGATAGCCAGAGCTCAGGTTCGCTGGACAAGGATCAGTTCGCCGAAGGTCTCGATGTCCTGAAGCCGACTGACGCCTCCGCCGCCGATGTCCTGTCGCAGGAACAATCTTCCAGCGGTAATAGCAGCACGAGCGCTGGTGACAGTGCCGATCAGAATGCGCTGGAAACCTTCATCAGCGAGATGCAGGCCTCGATGAACGCCTATCAGAATACCTATGGACAGTATGACCTCAGTTCATCATCAGACAGCGTTGCTGCCTGA